In one window of uncultured Acetobacteroides sp. DNA:
- a CDS encoding GDSL-type esterase/lipase family protein, which translates to MLQKTLLALGMLSMPMLSAYAQQVVRPSSPSIKAQGRVDTTNPERYRFDYPGVRFTMQFSGSSSIAAKLKGSAQTYFEAFVDGKPALDPSGRQAIYRSFGDTTIVIASKLAKNQPHEVILFKRTENLDNTPAEFMGFVVDDKASCSPAHYKARRIEFLGNSITCAFGTESKDIHSTFTAETENNYLSYANVLSRAFDADANIVAHSGRGVVRNYGDKSMVSTKEATVPKLFGRVLDSDSTSRWDFKRYQPDAVVVNLGTNDYSTWPQPLKSLFIDGYLKLIAKIRAAYGSQTQIFCIVGPMIDEPCYSYVKEMVEMQRNTNNDSHIHFIGIPKSILALDKDYGASGHPGGDGQKKMAQIVAPVISTVMGWSYSRTEMDDIKGGQGFYSREK; encoded by the coding sequence ATGCTTCAGAAAACACTTCTAGCGCTAGGCATGCTATCTATGCCGATGCTTAGCGCCTATGCCCAGCAGGTCGTTCGGCCCAGCAGCCCCAGCATCAAGGCTCAAGGCCGTGTCGACACCACCAACCCCGAACGGTACCGATTCGACTATCCCGGCGTTCGGTTCACCATGCAGTTTTCGGGTAGCAGCAGCATTGCCGCCAAGCTAAAGGGTAGCGCGCAAACCTACTTCGAGGCCTTTGTCGATGGCAAGCCCGCGCTCGACCCCTCGGGCCGTCAGGCTATCTACCGCTCCTTTGGTGATACCACCATCGTAATCGCCAGCAAGCTCGCCAAGAATCAGCCCCACGAGGTAATACTCTTTAAGCGCACCGAGAATCTCGACAACACGCCTGCCGAGTTCATGGGCTTCGTTGTTGACGATAAGGCCTCGTGCAGCCCCGCACACTACAAGGCTCGAAGGATAGAGTTTCTGGGCAACTCCATCACCTGCGCCTTTGGCACCGAGTCGAAGGATATCCACTCGACATTTACAGCCGAAACCGAGAACAACTACCTGAGCTACGCCAACGTGCTCTCCCGCGCCTTCGATGCCGACGCTAACATCGTTGCCCACTCGGGCCGAGGCGTTGTTCGCAACTACGGAGATAAGAGCATGGTATCGACCAAGGAGGCTACCGTACCCAAGCTCTTCGGCCGCGTGCTCGACTCCGACTCCACCTCCCGCTGGGACTTTAAGCGCTACCAACCCGATGCCGTAGTGGTAAACCTTGGCACCAACGACTACTCCACCTGGCCACAGCCCCTCAAGTCGCTCTTCATCGATGGCTACCTAAAGCTCATCGCCAAGATCAGAGCCGCCTACGGCAGCCAAACGCAGATCTTCTGCATCGTTGGCCCCATGATAGACGAGCCCTGCTACAGCTACGTTAAGGAGATGGTGGAGATGCAGCGAAATACCAACAACGACTCGCACATCCACTTTATTGGGATACCCAAGTCGATACTCGCGTTGGATAAAGACTACGGCGCATCGGGCCACCCCGGTGGCGATGGCCAAAAGAAGATGGCCCAGATCGTGGCGCCTGTAATCAGCACCGTTATGGGCTGGAGCTACAGCCGCACCGAGATGGACGACATCAAGGGCGGACAAGGATTCTACTCTAGGGAAAAGTAA
- a CDS encoding AGE family epimerase/isomerase — MHKDLLVLRDEMVNELSQNILSFWLNAVDDKRGGFYGRIDGNGVLHPEADKGAVLNARMLWTFSAAYRVLGRPEYLDAATRAMDYILDKFWDKENGGVYWTVDCNGNPKDTKKQIYAQGFVIYGLSEYARATGSQRALDKAKELFYIIEKYAFDKELNGYFEAFTADWHEIEDMRLSAKDANEKKTMNTHLHILEPYANLYRVWKDEQLEQQLRNLISIFATQITNSETAHFDLFFDEYWNKKGNFVSYGHDIEGSWLIHEAALVLGDEALVESISPLVKRIAEASTQGLQSDGSMIYETNLDANHTDTDRHWWVQAETVVGFFSLFEHFGSELGLQRAVGCWEFIKKNLIADGGEWYWSVAADGSKNTTDDRAGLWKCPYHNGRMCLELAERIAHLASPTAR; from the coding sequence ATGCATAAGGATTTATTAGTTCTTCGCGATGAAATGGTAAATGAGCTAAGCCAAAATATCCTTTCGTTTTGGCTTAACGCCGTTGACGATAAGCGAGGTGGCTTTTACGGACGTATTGACGGCAACGGGGTGCTACATCCCGAAGCCGACAAGGGTGCTGTGCTTAATGCTCGTATGCTCTGGACCTTTTCGGCAGCCTATCGGGTGTTGGGGAGACCCGAATACCTTGATGCGGCAACACGCGCCATGGACTACATCCTCGATAAGTTCTGGGATAAGGAGAATGGTGGTGTTTACTGGACGGTAGACTGTAATGGCAATCCGAAGGATACCAAAAAGCAGATCTACGCACAGGGATTCGTTATATATGGTTTAAGTGAGTATGCTAGGGCAACCGGCAGCCAGAGGGCGTTGGATAAGGCTAAGGAACTTTTCTACATCATCGAAAAGTATGCCTTCGACAAGGAGTTGAACGGCTACTTCGAGGCGTTTACTGCCGACTGGCACGAGATTGAGGACATGCGCCTGAGCGCAAAGGATGCAAATGAGAAGAAGACGATGAATACCCATTTGCACATCCTTGAGCCCTACGCGAACCTGTATAGGGTATGGAAGGATGAGCAGCTGGAGCAGCAGCTGCGAAACCTTATCAGCATTTTTGCTACGCAGATTACCAACTCCGAGACGGCGCATTTCGACCTATTCTTCGACGAGTACTGGAATAAGAAGGGCAACTTCGTATCGTACGGGCACGACATAGAGGGTTCGTGGTTGATTCACGAGGCGGCATTGGTGCTTGGCGATGAGGCGCTGGTCGAAAGCATCTCTCCGCTGGTTAAGCGCATCGCCGAAGCATCTACCCAAGGGCTTCAATCCGATGGCAGCATGATTTACGAAACCAACCTAGATGCCAACCATACCGATACCGATAGGCATTGGTGGGTTCAGGCGGAGACGGTTGTTGGCTTCTTTAGCCTATTCGAGCATTTTGGTTCGGAGCTGGGGCTTCAGCGGGCCGTAGGCTGCTGGGAGTTCATCAAAAAAAACCTGATTGCCGATGGTGGCGAGTGGTACTGGAGCGTTGCCGCTGATGGTAGCAAGAATACCACCGACGATAGAGCCGGACTTTGGAAGTGTCCCTACCACAACGGTAGGATGTGCCTGGAACTGGCTGAACGTATTGCCCACCTCGCCAGCCCAACAGCTAGGTAG
- a CDS encoding MFS transporter: MNKSAVVKFREKVGYGLGDAASSMFWKLFSMYLLFFYTDIFGIPAAIVGTMFLVTRIWDSLIDPIVGVMGDRTESRWGKFRPYILWVAVPFGIIGVLTFTVPGFGEGGKIVYAYITYTLMMMIYSLINVPYASLLGVMSSDPKTRTELSSYRMIFAFGGSIISLLLIEPLVEIFSRTKEGVNLAFGWQAAIGVFAVIAVVFFMGTFFWTKERVKPIKEENNALGDDVKDLFRNRPWWILLGAGVAALIFNSIRDGAAVYYFKYYVDDIGVFKLGFVDASLSLTTLYLVLGQIANIVGIVLVTPISNRIGKKNTYMFAMVIATALSIGFYFIGKNSIGAILGLQFLISMCAGSIFPLLWSMYADITDYSELKTGRRATGLIFSSSSMSQKLGWTVGGALTGWLLGYYGFKANVVQNADVQNGIRMMLSFLPAVGTALSVIFIFFYPLTESRMEEVEKGLGEIRSKQSSSKVHA; this comes from the coding sequence ATGAATAAGAGTGCTGTAGTAAAATTTAGGGAAAAGGTTGGATACGGATTAGGTGATGCTGCTTCGTCGATGTTTTGGAAGCTGTTTAGCATGTACCTACTTTTCTTCTATACCGATATTTTTGGGATTCCAGCGGCTATTGTTGGAACCATGTTTTTGGTGACACGTATTTGGGATTCGCTTATCGATCCTATTGTAGGAGTGATGGGGGATAGAACCGAGTCGCGTTGGGGGAAATTCCGTCCTTATATTTTGTGGGTTGCCGTTCCATTTGGAATAATTGGCGTGCTAACGTTTACCGTGCCCGGCTTTGGCGAAGGTGGTAAGATTGTATATGCATACATCACCTACACCTTGATGATGATGATTTACTCGCTTATTAATGTGCCATACGCATCGTTACTAGGGGTTATGTCGTCCGATCCAAAGACTAGGACGGAGCTTTCGTCGTACCGTATGATATTCGCATTTGGTGGTAGCATCATTTCCCTTTTGCTTATAGAGCCATTAGTGGAGATATTTAGCCGTACAAAGGAAGGCGTTAACCTTGCATTTGGCTGGCAGGCTGCTATTGGCGTGTTTGCCGTAATTGCGGTAGTGTTCTTTATGGGTACATTCTTCTGGACTAAGGAGCGTGTTAAGCCAATAAAGGAGGAGAACAACGCGTTGGGCGACGATGTTAAGGACTTGTTCCGCAACCGTCCTTGGTGGATATTGCTAGGTGCTGGTGTTGCTGCGCTTATCTTCAACTCTATTCGCGATGGTGCGGCAGTTTACTACTTTAAGTACTACGTAGACGATATTGGCGTGTTTAAGCTTGGCTTTGTAGATGCATCCCTGTCGCTAACCACGCTTTACTTGGTGTTGGGGCAGATTGCCAATATTGTGGGGATTGTTTTGGTAACCCCAATATCTAACCGAATTGGAAAGAAGAATACCTACATGTTTGCAATGGTTATTGCAACGGCGCTAAGCATTGGCTTCTACTTTATAGGTAAGAATAGCATTGGGGCAATTCTTGGGCTTCAATTCCTCATCAGCATGTGTGCCGGAAGCATCTTCCCATTGCTTTGGTCGATGTATGCAGACATTACCGATTACTCCGAGTTGAAGACTGGTCGCAGGGCTACGGGGCTTATCTTCTCGTCGTCGTCGATGTCGCAGAAGCTGGGATGGACTGTTGGTGGCGCATTAACCGGCTGGTTGCTGGGATACTATGGGTTTAAGGCCAATGTGGTTCAAAATGCCGATGTACAGAATGGCATTCGCATGATGCTAAGCTTCCTTCCTGCTGTTGGAACTGCGCTTTCGGTTATCTTCATCTTCTTCTATCCGCTAACAGAGTCGAGAATGGAAGAGGTTGAAAAGGGATTGGGAGAAATTAGGAGCAAACAATCATCAAGCAAAGTTCATGCATAA
- a CDS encoding glycosidase: MKSSEFEGKVSELFETYETLVTRPNEVASSNGVWTRYKYPILTNEHAPIFWRYDLNPATNPNLLERIGINATLNSGAIKWGDKYLLVVRTEGADRKSFFAVAESPNGIDNFRFWDFPITMPETNEPETNEPDTNVYDMRLTAHEDGWLYGIFCSERKDPKAPAGDLSSAVAAAGIARTKDLVNWERLPDLKSKSQQRNVVLHPEFVNGKYALYTRPQDGFIDAGSGGGIGWALIDDITNAEVIGETIIDQRYYHTIKEVKNGQGPHPIKTDKGWLHLAHGVRGCAAGLRYVIYMFMTSLEDPTKLIATPAGHFMAPEGEERIGDVSNVLFTNGWIADEDGKVFIYYASSDTRMHVATSTVDKLVDYCMNTPADGLRSAASVEALKELIGRNLDYLKNKK; encoded by the coding sequence ATGAAGAGTAGTGAATTTGAAGGAAAGGTTTCCGAGTTGTTTGAAACGTACGAGACGCTCGTAACGCGTCCTAACGAAGTTGCATCTTCTAACGGTGTTTGGACTCGCTATAAGTATCCAATACTAACCAACGAGCATGCGCCTATTTTTTGGAGATACGATCTTAATCCTGCAACGAACCCTAACTTGTTGGAAAGAATCGGCATTAATGCCACTCTGAATTCAGGAGCCATAAAGTGGGGCGATAAGTATTTGTTGGTTGTTCGTACCGAAGGGGCCGATCGTAAGTCGTTTTTTGCGGTAGCCGAAAGCCCAAATGGAATCGATAACTTTCGATTTTGGGATTTTCCTATTACCATGCCAGAAACAAATGAGCCAGAAACAAATGAGCCAGACACGAATGTTTACGATATGCGCTTAACCGCACACGAGGATGGCTGGCTGTACGGCATCTTCTGTTCGGAGCGTAAAGATCCGAAAGCACCTGCAGGAGATCTTTCTTCGGCAGTAGCTGCAGCTGGCATTGCGCGTACAAAGGATTTGGTAAATTGGGAGCGCCTTCCCGATTTGAAGTCCAAGTCGCAGCAGCGAAATGTTGTGCTGCATCCCGAATTTGTTAATGGAAAGTATGCATTGTACACTCGCCCTCAGGATGGCTTTATTGATGCTGGTAGCGGTGGCGGTATTGGATGGGCTCTTATTGATGATATTACCAATGCAGAGGTAATCGGTGAAACGATTATCGATCAACGCTACTACCACACCATAAAGGAGGTTAAGAATGGGCAAGGTCCTCATCCTATAAAGACGGATAAGGGATGGCTACACTTAGCTCACGGTGTTCGTGGTTGTGCTGCTGGTTTGCGCTATGTGATTTATATGTTCATGACCTCATTGGAAGATCCTACCAAGTTAATTGCAACACCTGCTGGGCACTTTATGGCACCAGAAGGAGAGGAGCGTATAGGTGATGTTTCTAACGTGCTATTCACCAATGGATGGATTGCTGATGAGGATGGTAAGGTATTTATTTACTACGCATCGAGCGATACACGTATGCATGTGGCGACATCTACCGTTGATAAGCTGGTAGACTACTGCATGAATACGCCAGCTGATGGCCTTCGTTCTGCCGCTTCGGTAGAGGCGCTAAAGGAGCTTATTGGTCGTAATTTGGACTATTTGAAAAATAAAAAGTAG
- a CDS encoding cellulase family glycosylhydrolase: MSRIRKSFLLLPFFLFISGIALGQSSDFIKVSSTHFERNGKPYYFIGTNFWYGAILGSKGEGGDRKRLKKELDFLSKKGISNLRILVGADGPNGVPTKVEPTLQTAPGVYNDTILDGLDYLMKELNKRKMVAVLYLTNSWEWSGGFGQYLAWNGYGDFPILNYIGWEPFKAMVNKFHECEPCKQQLRDHIKFIIARTNRYTGKKYVDDPAIMSWQIANEPRAFADKQKPAYEKWISETASLIKSLDHNHLVSTGSEGEKGAEEDIGMYERIHTDKNVDYLTFHVWPKNWSWINPKDIAGTVDKGIDLTKEYMAKHIAIAEKLGKPIVMSEFGLPRDGHSYSLSSTTTLRDRYYDTVFSIVVASAQKGGALAGCNFWAWGGFARATEGHKNWAKGDEYMGDPAQEEQGLNSVFNTDSTVNLVERRIKELKK; the protein is encoded by the coding sequence ATGAGTAGAATAAGAAAAAGTTTTTTATTGCTTCCTTTTTTCCTTTTTATATCGGGAATCGCTTTGGGACAATCCTCTGATTTTATCAAGGTTTCGTCTACCCACTTCGAGCGTAATGGTAAGCCATACTACTTTATTGGAACCAACTTTTGGTATGGGGCAATATTGGGTTCGAAGGGCGAGGGTGGTGATAGAAAGCGGCTGAAGAAGGAGCTTGACTTTCTATCTAAAAAAGGGATAAGCAACCTTCGGATTCTGGTTGGTGCCGATGGCCCTAACGGAGTGCCTACGAAGGTTGAGCCAACGTTGCAAACAGCCCCTGGGGTGTACAACGATACTATTCTTGATGGGCTCGACTACCTAATGAAGGAGCTTAACAAGCGAAAGATGGTGGCTGTACTTTACCTTACCAATAGCTGGGAGTGGTCGGGAGGCTTTGGGCAATACCTTGCGTGGAATGGATATGGAGATTTCCCTATTCTCAACTATATAGGCTGGGAGCCCTTTAAGGCAATGGTTAATAAATTTCACGAATGCGAACCTTGCAAGCAGCAGCTTCGCGATCATATCAAATTTATAATTGCCCGCACAAACCGATATACGGGCAAAAAGTATGTAGATGATCCTGCAATAATGTCGTGGCAGATTGCAAACGAACCTCGCGCATTCGCCGATAAGCAGAAGCCTGCCTACGAGAAATGGATAAGCGAGACAGCTTCCCTGATCAAGTCGCTAGACCATAACCATCTTGTATCAACAGGATCGGAAGGTGAGAAGGGGGCTGAGGAAGATATAGGAATGTACGAACGCATTCATACCGATAAGAATGTCGATTACCTAACGTTTCATGTTTGGCCTAAGAACTGGAGCTGGATTAACCCTAAAGACATTGCAGGTACGGTGGACAAGGGGATTGATCTTACAAAAGAATATATGGCAAAGCATATCGCCATAGCCGAAAAACTTGGTAAACCGATTGTGATGTCGGAGTTTGGGCTTCCAAGGGATGGGCATAGCTACAGTCTGTCTTCTACAACAACCTTGCGCGATAGATACTACGATACTGTTTTTTCGATTGTGGTGGCGAGTGCGCAAAAGGGAGGTGCTCTTGCAGGTTGTAACTTTTGGGCATGGGGCGGATTTGCCCGTGCTACCGAGGGGCACAAGAACTGGGCTAAGGGAGACGAATATATGGGAGATCCTGCTCAAGAGGAGCAGGGGCTAAACTCCGTTTTCAATACCGACTCGACAGTAAACCTTGTTGAGAGACGAATTAAAGAGTTAAAGAAGTAA
- a CDS encoding glycosyl hydrolase, with protein MTKQNLRLLFLFLICLSLGCTKSSDSATSVKGEEPEWIEASPSATAVRNFLVDKNATDEVAALFYNLKAYAQNGVMIGQQDAFINRYSEQSNVFSDKSDIKLTTGQDPIVVGSDLIFATNYHNDGTSTSGWWYEQELLLKKQIKESYKRGLVVTICWHMNEPYHGDAFYVSEMDKVDPTLKNRAFVSILEGNENHEYYKKKLDKVAQILSSTTDDSGKPIPVILRLFHEFDGSWFWWGIPHYATPAQFIKNWQFTVKYLRDQKGLHNILYAFSPGDTFTSESAYTTCYPGDDYVDVVGFDNYEDYGAKGAAGVANVSSKLKIISDFAIAHKKVAALTEFGYSSANKSVSKLYTSYMLPAFTQSNAKIAYAMYWYNNQTSYYTATPYNPEPAKDFVDFASSPYIFLSGDTRNLYRFPSSINN; from the coding sequence ATGACTAAGCAGAACTTGCGATTGTTATTTTTATTTCTAATCTGTTTATCGTTAGGTTGCACAAAGAGTAGTGATTCTGCTACGTCTGTTAAAGGTGAGGAACCTGAGTGGATTGAGGCATCTCCTAGTGCTACCGCTGTGAGGAATTTCTTGGTAGATAAAAATGCGACTGATGAAGTTGCGGCCTTATTCTACAATCTAAAGGCTTATGCCCAAAATGGGGTTATGATCGGGCAGCAGGATGCATTTATTAACCGCTATTCAGAGCAGAGCAACGTATTCTCTGATAAGTCAGATATTAAGCTTACAACCGGACAAGATCCAATTGTTGTCGGAAGTGATCTTATTTTTGCCACGAACTACCATAATGATGGAACTTCAACTAGTGGATGGTGGTATGAACAGGAACTCCTGCTTAAGAAGCAAATTAAAGAGAGTTACAAAAGAGGACTAGTTGTAACCATTTGCTGGCACATGAATGAACCTTATCATGGTGATGCATTCTACGTTAGCGAAATGGATAAGGTTGATCCAACCCTAAAGAATAGGGCGTTTGTTAGCATTTTGGAGGGTAACGAAAATCATGAATACTATAAAAAGAAGTTAGATAAGGTTGCTCAGATTCTTTCTTCGACAACCGATGATAGCGGGAAACCTATCCCTGTTATTTTAAGGTTATTTCATGAGTTTGATGGTAGCTGGTTCTGGTGGGGAATTCCACACTACGCTACTCCTGCTCAGTTTATAAAGAATTGGCAGTTTACCGTTAAGTACCTACGAGATCAAAAAGGGTTACACAACATCCTTTACGCATTTTCGCCTGGTGATACATTTACTTCAGAATCAGCCTATACTACTTGCTATCCTGGAGATGATTATGTAGATGTGGTAGGCTTTGATAACTATGAGGATTATGGAGCGAAAGGTGCTGCTGGTGTTGCTAATGTATCTTCCAAGCTTAAAATCATTTCAGACTTTGCCATTGCACACAAAAAGGTTGCTGCACTTACCGAATTTGGTTATTCGTCTGCCAATAAGTCTGTAAGCAAGCTTTACACTAGTTATATGCTTCCAGCCTTTACCCAAAGCAATGCAAAGATTGCTTATGCAATGTATTGGTATAATAATCAAACAAGTTACTATACGGCAACTCCATATAATCCAGAACCAGCAAAAGACTTTGTTGATTTTGCAAGTTCTCCTTACATCTTCTTATCTGGTGATACTCGAAATCTTTATCGTTTCCCAAGTTCTATCAATAACTAA
- a CDS encoding glycan-binding surface protein: MKKLHIKYLLFFALISAMMMSCDDIVTYNDGYDNGLTSTGAPTIAKISPVNSRESSITEGALAQMIVIQGENLSGVKSITINDVEVDLTEAYIKAKEIVLPIPRVLPTTVNNKLVVTTQKGVVSVDFKVVIPDLKLDGLYNDFVNPGDTARIEGDFFDLYKVDKANGSVTLGGNKIDIIDATGSEIRVKIPDNAVPGSKIVISSPLVKTPLELKWRDTGIQLLNYADLGGYNWIWAGANLITSGSNAGDPKPLIGYPSYSRVVRSNVAAWDWFVIFGGNTAVNDADVVAHPENYWFKFEINTKSSSPLAIGNMIFQLNGGQYSWNPAAGGISFNTYEKWRTVKLDLKTFMGDKTIENGRNPFNIIFLNTALFSCDLSLVNFRIVHK; this comes from the coding sequence ATGAAAAAACTTCATATAAAATATTTGCTCTTTTTCGCATTGATTTCAGCAATGATGATGTCTTGCGATGATATTGTAACCTACAATGATGGTTATGATAATGGATTAACATCAACAGGTGCTCCAACAATTGCGAAGATATCACCTGTTAATTCACGAGAATCTTCTATAACAGAGGGCGCTCTTGCACAGATGATTGTTATCCAAGGTGAAAATCTAAGTGGTGTAAAATCTATAACAATTAACGACGTAGAGGTAGACCTGACGGAGGCTTATATAAAGGCAAAGGAGATTGTACTACCAATTCCTCGTGTACTTCCAACAACCGTCAACAACAAGTTAGTCGTAACAACGCAAAAGGGGGTTGTCTCGGTTGATTTTAAGGTTGTGATTCCCGATTTGAAATTGGATGGCCTTTATAATGACTTTGTGAATCCTGGTGATACAGCACGAATAGAGGGAGACTTCTTTGATCTTTACAAGGTTGATAAAGCTAATGGCTCAGTTACATTAGGTGGGAATAAAATCGATATTATTGATGCAACTGGTTCTGAAATTCGTGTCAAAATACCAGATAATGCTGTTCCTGGAAGCAAGATCGTTATCTCTAGTCCCTTAGTAAAAACACCTTTGGAACTAAAGTGGAGAGATACAGGCATCCAACTTTTAAATTACGCTGATCTTGGTGGTTATAACTGGATTTGGGCTGGGGCGAACCTAATAACTTCTGGTTCGAATGCTGGCGATCCTAAGCCACTAATAGGCTACCCTTCCTATTCACGAGTAGTACGTAGTAATGTTGCTGCTTGGGATTGGTTTGTGATATTTGGTGGTAATACTGCTGTTAACGATGCCGATGTGGTTGCTCATCCTGAAAACTACTGGTTTAAATTTGAAATTAATACAAAAAGCAGTAGCCCATTAGCAATTGGGAATATGATTTTCCAACTTAATGGTGGTCAGTATTCTTGGAATCCTGCAGCTGGAGGTATTTCATTTAATACGTATGAAAAATGGAGGACTGTAAAGTTGGATCTAAAAACCTTCATGGGAGATAAAACGATAGAAAATGGGCGGAATCCATTTAATATCATTTTCCTGAATACAGCGCTTTTCTCATGCGACTTAAGTCTTGTTAATTTCAGAATTGTTCATAAGTAG
- a CDS encoding RagB/SusD family nutrient uptake outer membrane protein: MKKIKRILFIAALVLSGSLFSGCSDFLDEKAYDFIGPEQIGDSDAGADMWVMGTYSKLCDDMFRWDELPRILDQDCDYVTGPDWSFAAMGAGSFQEESAINRLWIGSYALINRANVAIGYIKGMKNVSEAHKNNNLGELYFLKAWCYFWLVRGYGDVPIYEDAVSNGAAFSQPRQPIAKVYEHIIKLLTDAEGMMYKNTDAAFTSGRASAGAAASLLAKVYVTIASAATPSANITFKGGPAYTLNGKEIVRTKPVTLVAKKTAAVAGYEGFNSQDYFKLAMDKAAEVMKGTYGTYDLIPNFRDVWSIANRNKTEHIWSLQAKSGDQLYGNGVSRWYTGVDNSSKLIIEGMFMGCRDHWYQLFDDSKDSRVIDGVNHKYRFVDQQQFNAGCYYPASWKERAEGVKRDSLDKDGNQVKDASGNVIQVFVKKPEAQYNDGVAWTFANNSRGLAFTTKYADVSDRTINKGDIHYPFLRFADILLIYAEASNEVAGPNQAAIEALNRVRNRSHATPFKLTGTGALLDKETFRSAVIEERAMELALEGDRRWDLLRWGIYLDVMNSIGGLDECKVNKSRSAKHLLFPIPTSEILTNPKITTNNPGWN; this comes from the coding sequence ATGAAAAAGATTAAAAGAATTTTATTCATAGCGGCTTTAGTTCTTTCAGGGTCATTATTCTCGGGATGTTCGGACTTCCTTGATGAGAAAGCATATGACTTTATAGGACCAGAGCAAATCGGTGATTCCGATGCAGGAGCAGATATGTGGGTAATGGGTACCTACAGCAAGTTATGCGATGACATGTTTAGGTGGGACGAGCTTCCCCGTATCCTTGATCAGGACTGCGATTATGTGACTGGACCAGACTGGTCTTTTGCGGCCATGGGTGCAGGTAGTTTCCAGGAGGAAAGCGCAATTAATAGGCTTTGGATTGGTTCGTATGCCTTAATTAATCGTGCTAATGTTGCTATAGGCTACATCAAGGGAATGAAGAATGTTTCCGAAGCACACAAGAATAACAATCTTGGTGAACTATACTTCCTGAAAGCTTGGTGTTATTTTTGGTTGGTAAGAGGTTATGGCGATGTGCCTATTTATGAAGATGCGGTTTCTAATGGAGCTGCTTTTAGCCAGCCTCGTCAGCCAATTGCAAAAGTGTATGAGCATATCATTAAGCTGCTAACAGATGCCGAAGGCATGATGTATAAGAACACGGATGCAGCATTTACTTCGGGTAGGGCATCTGCTGGTGCTGCAGCCTCGTTGCTTGCTAAGGTATATGTAACCATCGCATCTGCGGCAACGCCTTCTGCAAATATTACTTTTAAAGGTGGTCCTGCATATACCCTCAATGGGAAAGAAATTGTGCGTACAAAGCCTGTAACGTTAGTTGCAAAGAAGACCGCTGCTGTTGCTGGATATGAAGGGTTTAATTCTCAAGATTATTTTAAGCTAGCAATGGATAAGGCAGCGGAAGTCATGAAAGGGACATATGGAACTTACGATCTGATTCCCAACTTTAGAGATGTATGGTCTATTGCAAATAGAAATAAGACCGAACACATCTGGAGCCTTCAGGCAAAAAGTGGCGATCAACTTTATGGTAATGGAGTATCGAGATGGTATACCGGAGTTGATAACTCATCTAAGCTTATCATCGAGGGTATGTTTATGGGATGCCGCGACCACTGGTATCAGCTATTCGATGATTCTAAGGATTCACGCGTGATCGACGGGGTTAACCATAAGTATCGTTTTGTTGATCAGCAGCAGTTTAATGCGGGTTGCTACTATCCAGCTTCTTGGAAGGAAAGGGCCGAAGGAGTAAAAAGAGACTCTCTGGATAAAGATGGAAATCAGGTAAAGGATGCTAGCGGAAACGTTATTCAGGTTTTTGTAAAAAAGCCAGAAGCACAATATAACGATGGCGTGGCATGGACATTTGCCAATAATAGCAGAGGTCTTGCATTTACTACAAAATATGCAGATGTCAGCGATAGAACAATAAACAAGGGAGATATTCATTATCCATTCCTTCGCTTTGCGGATATTTTGTTGATCTATGCCGAAGCTTCTAACGAGGTTGCAGGTCCTAACCAAGCCGCAATCGAAGCCCTTAATCGAGTAAGAAATAGAAGCCATGCAACACCGTTTAAACTTACAGGTACTGGAGCCTTGCTGGATAAAGAAACATTCCGTTCTGCTGTTATAGAAGAACGTGCGATGGAGCTTGCCCTCGAAGGAGATAGACGTTGGGATCTTTTGCGCTGGGGTATTTATCTTGATGTTATGAATTCTATTGGTGGATTGGATGAATGCAAGGTTAACAAGAGTAGATCCGCTAAGCATTTACTATTCCCAATTCCAACATCTGAAATTCTAACGAATCCTAAGATCACTACAAACAATCCAGGTTGGAACTAG